The Cyclopterus lumpus isolate fCycLum1 chromosome 18, fCycLum1.pri, whole genome shotgun sequence nucleotide sequence CCTCCCTCGCCCTCAGAGGCCGAGTCCCCCCGCTCTCACCGGGAGACGGGAACTGCCGCTGCCCGCTGGATGTAGCCAACAGCGGCATGAAGGGATGAATACtgcggaggaggaagatgggagGCAAATTAAAAAGACGACGCGCAAATTCAAATGTAGGTGTTTTTGTAGGGTTCAAGAAAAGCGATATTTCGGGTATTTGTGCCGCACTTAAATTTAAAGCACAAGAACTAAGGGATGCATTCCTAGTCCTAAAACAACTGAATTATTGATGTCCACATTTCATACATAATAATGGAACATTCAGATACATAATTTCTAATTGACCAGTGGATGTTTTATGAACGCACAGAGAAGCGGTGGTTATTGCTCCCCGTTCTCACAAAGCAGCAATACTGTCGGCAATATTAGCACTAAAAAATTGGACGCCCTTCTCCTCTTATCGGAAATATTTCGGACGATTTTTGTGCATTTCCTCTGCTTTTGTGCGAATGATAATTGGGGGATGGAAACGATAACAGCAACACGGTCACTGAACATGATTGCTTACTTTCTTATTCACAGTTGTCCGTTTGTATTGTCCAATTAGGTTTTTGGGTTAGGGTCCAACCCGGATTCGAACATGATATTAACGACCACGAAAGAAAGTAAAGCTGAAGCGAAGAGATGTGTTCTGTCTCGCCTCCTCCATGTTTAGAACATGCAAgcgtgagagtgagtgtgtgtgtgtgtttgtgccagcGTTGTGTCCGGACGTTGATTTAATACTACACTGCTACTTCTAGTAATAAGGGGAAAACAAGCCAAATATCCTCTTGACATTGGCAAAGGCATCGGCTGTTGGCAATAACTCTGAGCATCGTCGAACCCCGAGATGGTCATCGATCAGCACAACCCTACACGATTCTTTTTAATAAGTTagttcctgtgtcgctgttttgATATCCGGTGATAAATGAGCTCATTTATCCTTTTATTCCATGGCAAGTACAGTCAACTTCCATCTAATAAAACGTGGCCTTATACTTCATCGGCCAATGGAATAGGTTAGATTTTTGGGGTTTTAGTAATCATACCTGACGCCGTTGGTGCAGTCCCAATGGGCCTGGAACCTGAGCTCAGGCTGCAGTAGCGCCTCGTTACCATCAGGAGGAGCTGTCTGGGTGTCCCACACCGACACCACTCTCTCTGTGTCGCCACTTATCAGGTACCTGCCCGAcctttacacaacaacaacaacaacaacaaccacaacaacacaatcAACACAATGCAAGTACTAGGTGACAGGTGATTTATCAGCCACGTGAAACCATGTGCAGGAAAACTAGATCAACGATAGATTGCTCATATTAATACGGTGTGTGGTTTTGAGGCAGTGTCGCCGACTAAGCGTTCTAGTGAGTCACGTAAAACTCTGGTCCAGATCGAAGTAGATGCGTTGGTTAGTGGCCACGTTTCTCTTGAGTGAAAACACAACCTTGCTCAGCTCCCGTATGTCCCAGCACAGGATCTCTGgatcctacacacacaaacacacaatctaAATCTGAACAGGGTTACATTCAGTAAGAGGAGTGAATGGAAGGCACTGATTTCCACAGAGGTTGATAGCTATGGAGCCTCTACATTGCACGTTGCCAATAGAACATTCAGGGCAATTTGTGCGATGTCAAATCGAGAGAAGCCTCCCGTCGGTGTGcggaaggaaaataaaaacagagccACGGAGCAGCGTCGGGCACTATTCCCCCCCATGTCTCTCGTCtgtatgcaagtgtgtgtgcgcgcttgtgTTCACCTTGCGCCCGCCAGTGTACAGGTAGTTGCCGTCGGGGGAGAAGAGCAGATGGGTGAGGCCTCCGTGGTGGCGGGTCGGCAGCAGAGCCAGCAGGGTGCCGTCTTGGCAGGAGTAGAGGCCAGCGCAGCGGGAGTAAGAGCCACAGGCGTAAACAGTCTGGCAGGGGCTGAAGCCAAAGCAGGAGATGAtgccaccttggccctgcttcTTCACTGCAGCGAGGGCGACAGAGGGACATTTGGCAGGGTTTTAAAAAGGCTCACGAGAAGTCACAGCTCCCAATCACTTTGACTCAAGTCAACtccttcaaaatgtattttagtatGTTTGTTTCTAAACAAAGCAGCAGAGACGAGGGTTTGGCCCAGCCCTCGCTGGTTACATAACTTCTTGAGATTAAACATACATTTCTGCAGTTATTCATCATCAGGCGAGAAAAGACACTATAGACAGCAATAACCTATCGGAGCAAGATGGTGAATGGGCAGCAAAGTTTAGGGTTGAGCTCATGACATAAATAAAATAGCTTTTTGCATTTGTTATcaggtttgtttgttgtcatcTGAAAAGTCACAGCTCATCCTGCATATCTTGCCACTTTATGCAATTAACAAAAAGGAACCGTGAAGGACATGAAGTCTCAAACTTTTGAGTTGAAAACCAAACCTATTTGTCGCCATTTTCGAAGGATCATTTCGGTGGTTTAAAATACCTCAGACAATACAAAAGACTGCCAGCGCTCTGAAACCTACTTGAAGTGTGCGATAGAGATTAAGAAGTCCTCACAGTAAACATTTAGTTATTTCTTTAGTCAGAGCTGTCCTTGTTGATTTGTTCAAGGAGACTCTAGCCTGTTAGATGTGACAGCAAGCTGTCAAACTGGAACTTTTGAATACGAGAAAACTACTGACGTCAACATCATCTTCGTCCCCGCTTCCTCTCATTGTTTGTCTTGTGGGTTTGATTTTCTGAGATCTTAGCTTGCGAACGCAAatcttttgatttgatttagtCTTCACTCTCAAAGGAAGCGCCCTTGAACAACACAAAGAGTTTTCATAACAGCCCCCTGActataaattaatacataatgcGAGAGCCGGGAACACATCAAATTGGTTTAAATAGCTCTTCACTTCTGATGTAAAGCTACTGCAATGAACATATATGGAAGATTAAACCCTTTACCGCCAAGTGTACATGATTTGTAGTCAATGGCTAAATCGTGCAAAACCCAACGTGTGATGCTTTGAGCGGCTGATGACTGACCCACGGTGGGCCGCTCCTCACAGTCCCTTCCCGGACGATCGGTGTAGAAGATCCGGACCGTTTTGTCGAAGCCGCAGTAGAGCTGCGTCCCGTCGGGCGAGAAGCAGAGGGAGTGGGCTGCCGTCAGCTCATCCAGGTGATTGTAGGGTCGGAAACTGGCTCGCACCTCCCCGTAAAACGCATCCCACACGTGGACTGGGTTGTCCCGGCTACTGCTGGCTAGACTGcggaaaaagggaaatatacattatttatggCCACAAAACGTCCCGTTTGTTTTTCTAACCTCTACTGCCTCCACATGAATGTATCAATACATCAAAACAGATACACAGCATTGTGCTAGGCCTCATTATGGTGACAAGACCACAGACCATTCTTATTGATTCAAATCGGGGCCAAAGACTTGAGCCATGCCTTTTTAACTCTAATTACTGGGCGCTGAACAAATGCCGAGACATCGCAGCGGCTCAATTAGACAAAAGGAAATTAGCCCCTACCGCTGCTGCCGTGCACCGCTATGGCCCTCAGCGCCGCAGCTTTATTCCAGAGCAGGGAAATGCCCAATTATAATGCTAGACTGCTGCTAGCTTGGAGCAATGCCTAGAACTCAGTGCAACCTAACCGAACCATAACAGGGGCCCCTTATTCCCTCTCTACAGGAGGTGCATCAACAACACACGGCTTTTAGCAGACAGAAGTTCAAGAGCGCAGGGGGAGAAACAAAATGGGAGATGGGAGATGAGaaaggggggtgggtggggagagacagaaagggcCCTCGAAAAACAGGTTAGCTGCATAACAACCATAAACCTTTGATTGGCTTTCTTCGGCCCTTAACAATCGACTCGGAGCTTGCCCGACCACCTTGCGGTGCCCTCAAGGAGCTCCCCAGTGATATGTGTCAGTGATCTAAAGAAGATGGAGAATATCGTCCGTCAGCTCCAGCTGGCATCCTCATGACAGACAGGCTTCGGCAGACACACACGGGCCTCTCAAGCGGTTCATTGACCACTTGAGTTGTTTGTGGATGATTTTGCCGTTTACACAACTCTCATCTTCAGGCACAGCccctgacccaggaccagcCCCTGACCTGAAGGCTGTCTGGTGCTGGGTCAGGGGGCTCTTTCGGAGGGTGAAGGCAGTaactggaggaggatggagctGGGAGAGGAGGGGTATACGcagtaaaaaaacattagaaacTTGACCTCAGCTTGTCAGCATTGCCCCACCTCGTTCGCCATGGACGACACTCAATCTCCACGGCGACGGCAGGGTGTTACTgatgtttgctttgtttaacagcgcacgcacagacacaccgCGATGTCACAATTACCGCTTTTCAAAAGCCTGCTAGAGCGCGCACGCCTGCACACACACggtagaaaaaagaaaaaaaaaagagacttgaGATGAAAAGAGCCCCAAGTCATAGAATCATGAGGCATTTTAGGTGTTGTCTGGACCCGGGAGAGCCGTTAGTGGGCTGAGTCACGCTGAAAAGCACCGCGGGCCTCAAACAGCCGAGCGCATTGCGGCAGAGGAAGGCCAACTTCACTCATAATGAGAGACAtcagaaagctttttttttctccacgctGGCAGCTGGCTCCCACGAGTGTAAATACCACGGCGATGAAAGGGATGAGTCACTGGCATACAGCAATGTCACGTATTTTCAGATAGTCTATTAGACTAGCTCGTGCAAaccgaagaaaaaaaaaaaaatatagcaAGAGAattgagattttaaaaacaccaaTCAATGACTGACACCAGCCTCGATACACAACATGGTGTCTTTTTCCGTGTGTCCATTCTTCATTGTCTGACAGGCCGACCTTCAAAGTGAACTTTAAATGTCTCATCTATCCAGCTGTTAAGAGCTGCGCGTCAGGGGATGCTCTGGGTGAGCTCTAGTTGAACTCACAAGCACGTGTCCGCATCCAGAGAGTTCATCTTGGGGTACCAGCAGTAGTCGTAGATGGTGTCCCCCTCCGCCATCCTCAGCACCGGACTCTGCCACAGgatgaaagaaaggaaagaaaacccATCAGGGATGTAAAGACTGAAAGATACAGTGTCAATGAATAGTAATGGCCGCTGGGATCTAACAGTTGCAATGCTGGGACTGAACAGGTGGCCACACCGGCTTTTCCTTGTCACAACATTTAAAAGCCAGTGGCCGCGTGTGACAAATGAAGCAATAAAAGTTCAGGTTTTCTCTTAACAAGCGGTGAAAgatctctgtaaaaaaaaatggggggggggaaaatgGATTAtgtttcaattatttttgttcagtGATCCCAATCTACTAGCCTGTAATACAATTAAGAGACTGGCTCGCCATTTCATATTTCCCAAAACCTAAAAGGTCTTTcctattgtattgtttttcttgGAACACAACATAcatgaagaaacaacaacaaacggaCAGTCTTTGTACAACACGCGGCAGGTTGATGACCTCTCCTTGACTGGAAATGTCTCAAAATATAgactttaaaagaaatgtgaaatatcTCCTAAACgtgattaaaacatttttaaaaagcatttgcaGAAATGGGATGTCACGATAACAGACATTAGTCAAAACCAAAACCAGTGAAATTCCTAGATTCTCGATACCCAATTTGATATCAcggtacatttatttaaatgtggattaaaatgtgtattgatatgcaagtgtttttaaatgttaaatatgtctgtttctTCTCTCATATCCATTTCATATTGCCATTAACTAAATTTCAGTCCCACAAACGATAAGTGAATTGTCAATGATGTACTGTGGTCAGTAAAACTAAAAGAAGTATTTGTGTGTTCTTTCCTTTAAGGTTTCATTGCTTCAATACAAACCGACGGTAAGCCCTCCGTGTGCTCACCATCTCAGGGAGCGAGTCCCAGTTGTAGCTGTAAATCTCTGGAGGGAGGTTGTACACACGGAGCACATTGTCTGCACTGTTGGTCAGGATACAGGAACCATCAGGAGCCCTAGTTTAGAAAAGATGGTGCGTCAACAGCGGTGAACTCATAACAACGTGtacagtttgttttgtgttactgtgtgcaTCTTTGGAGGGgcttattattgtatttttaagcAGGGGCAAAGTCATCCAGGACCAATATCGGCTCCGGGGCACAGAGATGCACCATATGTTGTTTTCTTGGCAGATTCTGATTTCCGTAATATTAAAAGTCTGACCTGCGGATTCTGATTTTCTTTCTAAGAACTATAACTTTTCACCACTGTCCCAACAATATATAATTTGAACATTTCTGAAGTCAGTGTACACCttaaagaattttaaatgttttactttgatCTTGGCATCTACAGTGGTTATTTGcatagaaaacacacaacacataaatagatgtttgtattttcatttaaatatgtgcgacatccatctgtctgtctgtgacttAACCGTCTGTGCTGCTGTGTGCCAATGGAAAACAATTGTGTAAAATAATGGCACGTGTGTAAATTTGGCAAAAAGAAATCCGATCGGCTACTCATCGATCAGTTCATCTCTTAACAAAATGTACCAATGtaaatcatatatttatatttattttctaacaATAACCATACAAATAATTCCATAATGATGACGTACACGTTTTATACTTAGCACCTTTAAAACCCAGTCCACATGGGAGGCGTCATGTTAATTCTAGAAGACATTACCATTTGCAGCCTTTGAGGTAATTCTCTGGGACGTTGGAGTACTCCGTCCAGGCACCAGTCAGCATCTGGGGTCCTGGGTAAAATCTAGGCCGAGGCTGGACGCAAGACCGAGAGAAGGGCAAGTCTTCAGTTAATGAGTTTGACAGACGGGAATTAGAATATCACACAACAAACTGAAAGATGACATTTTCCATCTCCCGAATGCCAAGGGCATCGAGTTACCAGAATAAATGCAACACAGCCTTGACGCGTAGTTCTGCCAAGAATTGTTTTAGTTCTGTTAAACTTCCTAGCCCGGGACCAAACTGTTGCTGTATATAAAATCGTTGAGTTGCACAACGCAAATCAAGCAGACAGTGTCACCACACAGTTGATTATGTTgttaattaatacattacacATCTAACCCCCCCTCCACCAACAAATACCTCCTTTAAATAGCTCACTTGTTGCTGTATCTTTACCCGTAGTTATGTGGAAAGAGgttaaaaataaaccagac carries:
- the wrap53 gene encoding LOW QUALITY PROTEIN: telomerase Cajal body protein 1 (The sequence of the model RefSeq protein was modified relative to this genomic sequence to represent the inferred CDS: inserted 1 base in 1 codon; deleted 2 bases in 1 codon) — encoded protein: MSDSAGSGEGGGVAGTGPDAEADSEPPHQAPAPSEGDRLEVEVTSDDGVPLSAKRPKMSEEEQGLEQVAEPVTMYGETLAETGSLQADPAPPEQRTGEAPQCEDAGEEGPVSGGLDIQLEGGETTPEEEDNGNGSAESPSEGQRLGLDFTQXPQMLTGAWTEYSNVPENYLKGCKWAPDGSCILTNSADNVLRVYNLPPEIYSYNWDSLPEMSPVLRMAEGDTIYDYCWYPKMNSLDADTCFLASSSRDNPVHVWDAFYGEVRASFRPYNHLDELTAAHSLCFSPDGTQLYCGFDKTVRIFYTDRPGRDCEERPTVVKKQGQGGIISCFGFSPCQTVYACGSYSRCAGLYSCQDGTLLALLPTRHHGGLTHLLFSPDGNYLYTGGRKDPEILCWDIRELSKVVFSLKRNVATNQRIYFDLDQSGRYLISGDTERVVSVWDTQTAPPDGNEALLQPELRFQAHWDCTNGVSIHPFMPLLATSSGQRQFPSPGESGDSASEGEGGDARVSPQETRQDNALTLWWAGPLAPAAEGSPEQPEALPAQTADTK